A window from Montipora capricornis isolate CH-2021 chromosome 7, ASM3666992v2, whole genome shotgun sequence encodes these proteins:
- the LOC138056229 gene encoding uncharacterized protein produces MPPRCCVVQYCSRVSDKELGISMHTSPSSGNIRTKWKRFVSHHQKNFNPTGTFGICSLHFETDCFTRAVHVKGTERRIKPGSVPTIWKVTSGSISERSRRRVKSPTCSTCEVLKNEIRLLKGKVTRLKSKLAANQEQWVDTFKAIQDHNQLLMVNTAMQTDPETDDGTPEDSKNQPTDQDIYQDDEREKLEENNWFEDPTWSPEKIDHDYEQIKDEDDTEKIHDNPRLDMEGKNVREEPKGIVFLSKLLQLFQFCHLCFFAKPKVAVTQTGTMLSIVSECSNCGETYSWKSQPDLLGRFPAGNLLLSFAVLCAGASIRKVLLVFKHMGLLVYHKPTYYYHQRHLLIPSVVAFWRKYQKKLLDQLKNKEVVMAGDGRHDSMGHSAKYGTYTIFCCTIGLILHIVLVQANEAGSSSGMEFLAFQKAFTFLLGTTMVIKSFISDRHTSIAKWMREECPKKCSELGKPVIKHYFDLWHIGKKIQKVLTKLSKEKGCEIIGRWRKACVRHFYWSVTSTKEQLAEVKLAKFHAFLSHVLNKHSNLPNPLFNACAHGISVTPRVWMHKGTTYLLFFFDYWTQRLMQAI; encoded by the exons ATGCCTCCAAGATGCTGTGTAGTGCAATATTGCAGCCGAGTCTCCGATAAAGAATTAGGCATTTCAATGCATACTTCACCGTCAAGCGGTAACATCCGTACGAAGTGGAAAAGATTTGTCTCTCATCACCAAAAAAACTTCAACCCTACCGGTACGTTTGGGATATGCTCGCTGCATTTCGAAACTGATTGTTTTACCCGTGCAGTCCATGTAAAGGGAACTGAAAGacgaataaagccaggatcagTTCCAACCATTTGGAAGGTAACCTCAGGTTCTATAAGCGAACGAAGTCGAAGGCGGGTGA AATCCCCAACATGCAGCACGTGTGAAGTCTTGAAAAATGAAATCAGGCTGCTTAAGGGCAAAGTGACCAGACTGAAAAGCAAACTTGCCGCCAATCAAGAGCAGTGGGTTGACACATTCAAAGCAATTCAGGATCACAATCAGCTGTTAATGGTGAACACTG ctATGCAAACTGATCCAGAGACTGATGATGGTACCCCTGAAGACTCTAAAAACCAACCCACAGACCAGGATATATATCAGGATGATGAGAGGGAGAAATTAGAAGAAAATAATTGGTTTGAGGACCCAACATGGAGCCCTGAAAAAATTGACCATGATTATGAGCAAATCAAAGATGAAGATGACACTGAAAAGATACATGACAACCCGAG GCTAGACATGGAAGGAAAAAATGTAAGAGAGGAACCCAAGGGAATAGTCTTCCTATCAAAATTGCTGCAGCTTTTTCAGTTCTGCCACTTGTGCTTCTTTGCCAAACCTAAGGTTGCTGTAACACAAACAGGAACAATGTTGTCCATAGTATCTGAGTGCAGCAATTGTGGAGAAACATACAGCTGGAAGAGTCAGCCAGATCTCTTGGGGAGGTTTCCTGCAGGAAACCTGTTATTGAGTTTTGCAGTGTTGTGTGCCGGGGCCTCAATAAGGAAGGTGCTTTTGGTGTTTAAACATATGGGTTTGTTGGTCTATCATAAACCAACATATTATTACCACCAAAGGCATCTCCTTATCCCATCAGTTGTGGCATTCTGGAGAAAATAtcagaaaaaattgttggaCCAATTGAAGAACAAAGAGGTGGTGATGGCTGGCGATGGACGCCATGACAGTATGGGGCATTCTGCCAAGTATGGAACGTACACCATTTTCTGTTGTACTATTGGCCTAATCCTCCACATTGTCCTTGTGCAA GCTAATGAGGCAGGTAGCAGCTCTGGTATGGAATTCCTAGCTTTCCAAAAGGCATTCACATTTCTGTTAGGCACAACGATGGTAATAAAATCATTCATCTCAGATCGCCACACATCCATTGCAAAGTGGATGAGAGAAGAGTGTCCCAAGAAATGTAGTGAGCTTGGGAAGCCAGTTATTAAACACTACTTTGACCTTTGGCACATTGGAAAAA AAATTCAGAAAGTATTGACAAAGTTGAGCAAAGAAAAAGGATGTGAAATCATTGGGAGGTGGAGGAAAGCCTGTGTGAGGCACTTCTACTGGTCTGTGACATCGACAAAAGAACAGTTGGCAGAAGTTAAACTAGCAAAATTCCACGCCTTTCTGTCTCATGTTCTCAACAAACACAGCAATTTGCCCAACCCCCTATTTAATGCTTGTGCCCATGGTATTAGTGTCACCCCTCGTGTATGGATGCACAAAGGTACGACCTATTTGCTGTTTTTCTTTGATTACTGGACTCAGAGACTCATGCAGGCAATTTAA
- the LOC138056228 gene encoding G2/M phase-specific E3 ubiquitin-protein ligase-like, translating into MTNPHLEDVPNPELKGKIEKIDKSQTVDKLAENVNDEEIQTILNDMGASTVHFGIDKKNWYKKIILRHILIDSVGYRLEEFKNNLETIGVLDAMQKYPEQFRDLFSNENVRPLDAQCVDLLFTIQFDEQGSNARQKQELGVVFWRDYLQDCESKF; encoded by the exons ATGACAAACCCGCATCTGGAGGATGTCCCAAACCCTGAACTGAAGGGGAAAATTGAAAAG aTAGACAAATCTCAAACAGTAGACAAACTTGCAGAAAATGTGAATGATGAAGAGATACAGACGATTTTGAACGACATGGGTGCAAGCACAGTTCATTTTGGGATTGATAAAAAGAACTGGTATAAGAAAATTATTCTTCGCCACATACTCATAGACTCTGTAGGGTATCGACTGGAAGAGTTTAAGAATAACCTAGAAACTATAGGTGTCTTAGATGCAATGCAGAAATACCCTGAGCAGTTTCGGGATCTTTTTAGCAACGAGAATGTCAGGCCCCTGGATGCGCAATGTGTAGATCTGCTTTTTACAATTCAGTTCGACGAGCAGGGATCTAACGCTAGACAAAAACAAGAACTGGGTGTAGTCTTCTGGAGAGATTATCTTCAAGACTGTGAAAGTAAGTTTTAA